TTTGAAGCAATTGAATAAATCGACACAATATGAGATCAGTGAGCATAAACCCGACCATATAAAACTAGACAATTATACCCAGTTTGTGCCGGCTGTTTTAGTTTACGGGCTTAATTTTTCCGGAATCAAGGGGAAGCATAGCCTGAAAGACCGGAGCATCATTCTGGGAACCTCGCTTCTGATCTCCAGTGCGGTTGTACTCCCCATCAAACATCTGGTAAAAGAAGAACGTCCCGATGGTTCTAACAATCTTTCCTTTCCTTCCGGGCATACCGCTTTTGCTTTTGCAACTGCACAGTTTATGTTTCGGGAATATCAGGAAGATCATTTTTGGTTGAGCTTAGCAGGTTATCCTTTTGCATTGTTTACCGGCATTTACAGAACCTTGAATGACAAACACTGGGTAGGTGACGTGGTGGCAGGTGCCGGCATCGGTATTCTCTCTACCGAAGCCGCTTATTGGTTGTTTCCGAAGGTAAGCAAAATATTTTCAAAAAATGAATCTGGAAATACCGTTCTTGTTTATCCTTATTATCAAAGTAAAACACTGGGTGTAGGTCTTTCTTTAAACTTTTAAAAAAAAATCAATGAAAAGCATTAATAAATTTATTATCGTTCTCAGTATCGCATTGGTGGCTCTTTTTCTCGAATTTATCCTGAAGAAGTCCTATTGTGCAAAAACTCTAATTACTGCTACCGGAATTATTATGTCTGTCATCCTTCTGAAAGGGATGATTGACGTGCTTCGTTCCGGGAATTTCGGGGTTGATATTTTGGCTATTTCTGCTATTGCCGCAACATTGGCTGTCGGAAATTACTGGGCAGCACTTATCATTCTCATTATGATTACCGGCGGTGATTCTCTGGAAGATTATGCCCAGAAAAAAGCCAGGAAAGATTTAAAATCACTGCTTGATAACACACCGAGAATTGCCCATAAAAAAATTGGAGATGATCTGACTGATATTTCTGTGGATGATATAAAAATCGGTGATATCATCATCGTAAAACCAAAGGAAATTGTGCCGGTTGATGGTATTCTTCTCAGCGATAATGTGCTGTTGGATGAGTCTTCACTTACGGGGGAATCAAAACCCGCTGCCAAATTGAAAGGGGAAGGTCTATGGTCAGGTTCGGTAAACGGCTCAGGGGCGGTTCTTATTCAGGTATCCAAACTCGCCAAAGACAGCCAGTATCAGCAGCTTGTGCTGTTGGTTCATAATTCTGAAAAAGAGCCCGCACA
Above is a genomic segment from Chryseobacterium mulctrae containing:
- a CDS encoding phosphatase PAP2 family protein, whose translation is MKRIILLTMLFFFQWSEVQKSVFQEDKKPVADSLSVYQFGYKKLIIPSVLIGYGILSLTSDDLKQLNKSTQYEISEHKPDHIKLDNYTQFVPAVLVYGLNFSGIKGKHSLKDRSIILGTSLLISSAVVLPIKHLVKEERPDGSNNLSFPSGHTAFAFATAQFMFREYQEDHFWLSLAGYPFALFTGIYRTLNDKHWVGDVVAGAGIGILSTEAAYWLFPKVSKIFSKNESGNTVLVYPYYQSKTLGVGLSLNF